One genomic region from Saprospiraceae bacterium encodes:
- a CDS encoding tyrosine-type recombinase/integrase: MIILLYSTGMRVSEITNLKLIDIDSKLMRIKIVNGKGKKDRFVPLSPLVLDQLRTYYLYYKPVNYLFNGYRTASKYSVRSIQVILQKTLAKIGLGGKNYTVHTLRHSFATHLVDNGADLQVVQEMMGHSHLSQTTQYLHLSSKRLNQIMNPFDAMISHINKKPDQTP, encoded by the coding sequence TTGATCATTCTTTTATACAGTACAGGAATGCGTGTGAGTGAAATTACCAACCTTAAACTTATCGATATAGACAGTAAGCTCATGCGGATAAAAATTGTGAATGGAAAAGGAAAAAAAGACAGATTTGTACCCTTATCACCATTAGTTTTGGACCAGCTTCGAACGTATTATTTATATTACAAACCTGTTAATTATTTATTTAATGGCTATAGAACTGCTAGCAAATATTCAGTTCGGTCTATTCAGGTTATTCTTCAAAAGACATTAGCAAAAATCGGATTAGGAGGTAAAAATTATACGGTTCATACACTAAGGCATAGTTTCGCTACACATCTGGTAGATAACGGTGCAGATTTGCAAGTCGTACAGGAGATGATGGGCCATAGTCATCTATCTCAAACTACTCAATACCTACATTTGAGTAGTAAGCGTCTAAATCAAATCATGAATCCGTTTGATGCAATGATCTCCCATATTAATAAAAAGCCCGACCAAACGCCATGA
- a CDS encoding transposase, whose product MKLKYQYHSCRNRHCPACGSMQKEQWVDDRRSELLPISYYHIVFTLPHELNSIILGNRKVLYKLLFDATAETLLDFAKNPKHLGAIPGILAVLHTWGQQLSFHPHLHCIVSGGGMIKTKDGMIWKNAVRNKDDFLFPVKAMAIVFRAKYLHGLKKLIANQDVTVPFHLDIQEFISPLYSKDWVVYAKNRSVGLNKSSNISEGIHIR is encoded by the coding sequence ATGAAATTAAAATACCAGTACCACAGTTGCCGAAACCGCCACTGCCCTGCTTGTGGTTCGATGCAAAAAGAACAGTGGGTTGATGATCGGAGAAGTGAGTTATTACCGATTAGCTACTACCATATAGTATTCACTTTACCACATGAACTAAATAGTATAATATTGGGTAATCGTAAAGTACTTTACAAGCTGCTCTTTGATGCGACTGCCGAAACACTCCTTGATTTTGCAAAGAACCCAAAGCATTTAGGGGCTATTCCTGGCATTCTGGCTGTTTTGCATACCTGGGGACAGCAACTTAGCTTTCATCCCCATCTTCATTGCATAGTTAGTGGAGGTGGTATGATAAAAACCAAAGACGGAATGATATGGAAAAACGCAGTACGAAACAAGGATGATTTTCTTTTCCCGGTAAAAGCTATGGCAATTGTGTTCAGAGCAAAATATCTGCACGGATTGAAGAAGTTAATTGCTAACCAAGATGTAACAGTGCCATTTCACTTAGATATCCAGGAGTTTATAAGTCCCTTATACTCTAAAGATTGGGTGGTCTATGCAAAAAACCGTTCGGTGGGCCTCAACAAGTCATCGAATATCTCGGAAGGTATACACATAAGGTAG
- a CDS encoding transposase produces MGGLCKKPFGGPQQVIEYLGRYTHKVAITNNRIKKIDINSDTVTFDYKDYTAEGQVKEMELGANEFIRRFEQHILPKYFTKIRSYGYLSNRNRKANIEEISYYLNLPYHPAKVKVPWHVRLLEKNNIWYNQCPHCQKIVTDLGCSVF; encoded by the coding sequence TTGGGTGGTCTATGCAAAAAACCGTTCGGTGGGCCTCAACAAGTCATCGAATATCTCGGAAGGTATACACATAAGGTAGCCATCACTAACAATAGAATCAAAAAAATCGATATTAATTCTGATACTGTAACATTTGATTATAAAGACTATACAGCAGAGGGTCAAGTGAAAGAAATGGAACTCGGGGCTAATGAGTTTATCCGCAGGTTTGAACAACATATTTTACCTAAATATTTTACTAAAATCCGCAGTTATGGTTATCTCAGTAATAGAAATCGTAAAGCTAATATCGAAGAGATTTCTTACTATTTAAATCTCCCTTATCATCCTGCAAAAGTAAAAGTCCCTTGGCATGTGAGATTATTAGAAAAGAATAACATATGGTATAACCAGTGCCCTCATTGTCAAAAAATTGTCACTGATCTTGGTTGCAGTGTGTTTTAA
- a CDS encoding phage integrase N-terminal SAM-like domain-containing protein: protein MILKNFSPRTIKTYYQIVHYYLRYCHDHHPNEELTDDIAKEYILHRYALGLDWQTVNSDYSSIQNFIRI from the coding sequence ATGATTCTTAAAAATTTTAGCCCCCGGACTATCAAGACCTATTATCAAATAGTGCATTATTATCTTCGATACTGTCATGATCATCATCCCAACGAAGAGTTAACTGACGACATAGCTAAAGAATATATATTACATCGATATGCTCTAGGTCTTGACTGGCAGACCGTGAACAGTGACTATTCTTCTATTCAAAATTTTATAAGAATATAA
- a CDS encoding tyrosine-type recombinase/integrase yields the protein MPWNIKKIPRPRKEKKLPTILSKEDVVKIIENAPTYKQQVLLTFIYTTGMRLSESINVCFEDIDSNRLQIRVNKGKGNKDRFILVPLYSLIFYEIIIKSKTHKIFI from the coding sequence ATGCCCTGGAATATTAAAAAAATACCTAGACCGCGCAAAGAGAAGAAACTACCCACTATATTATCCAAAGAAGATGTAGTCAAAATCATTGAGAATGCCCCTACCTATAAACAACAGGTATTACTCACCTTCATTTATACCACAGGCATGAGACTCAGCGAATCTATTAATGTATGTTTTGAAGACATTGACAGTAATAGATTACAGATACGAGTAAATAAAGGCAAGGGCAATAAAGATCGATTTATATTGGTGCCCCTGTACTCATTGATCTTCTACGAGATTATTATAAAAAGTAAAACCCATAAAATATTTATTTAA
- a CDS encoding tyrosine-type recombinase/integrase, with translation MAQSKKLAHINKKCSIHSLRNCYATHHLEGGTDLVFLQEQMGHKNLRTTIRYIGLCVERHRYIKHPIDSLQIRYQPNRGIPTPIA, from the coding sequence ATGGCACAAAGTAAAAAGTTGGCACATATAAACAAGAAATGTTCTATACACTCACTACGAAACTGTTATGCAACCCATCATCTCGAAGGTGGCACAGATTTAGTATTCCTACAGGAGCAAATGGGGCATAAAAATCTGCGTACCACCATTCGCTACATTGGATTATGTGTAGAAAGGCATCGATATATCAAACACCCAATCGACTCTCTACAGATCCGTTATCAACCAAATCGGGGTATTCCAACACCAATAGCATAG
- a CDS encoding transposase zinc-binding domain-containing protein: protein MCRKASIYQTPNRLSTDPLSTKSGYSNTNSIGALFRDHGEEYIRIYKPSIQQIKLIRAIRVCKTPALGGHVFICKDCGHKHFVYHSCGHSHCMICQSIKREQWLDKLSNTLLQVPYIHSVFTLPHQLNGLARNNESIMYSLILRVAWLTVKSIMAKYCATPGMTSILHTFGSDMKYHIHVHALVTFGGLCKASCGDVHTNQWRFPKFSDKIERYRTICSTYKNIFIQEFLLLYHTHKINYHLPIDDILHEVQK, encoded by the coding sequence ATGTGTAGAAAGGCATCGATATATCAAACACCCAATCGACTCTCTACAGATCCGTTATCAACCAAATCGGGGTATTCCAACACCAATAGCATAGGTGCTCTTTTCAGAGACCATGGTGAAGAGTATATCCGCATCTACAAACCTTCGATTCAACAAATAAAACTCATACGCGCGATTCGGGTATGCAAAACGCCTGCTTTAGGTGGTCATGTATTTATTTGCAAAGATTGTGGTCATAAACATTTTGTTTATCATAGCTGTGGTCATAGTCACTGCATGATCTGTCAAAGCATCAAGCGTGAACAGTGGCTGGATAAGCTCAGCAATACTTTACTACAAGTACCATATATCCATTCCGTTTTTACGTTACCTCATCAGCTCAATGGACTTGCTCGCAACAATGAGTCTATTATGTATTCACTTATCCTTCGTGTCGCATGGCTAACTGTAAAATCAATTATGGCCAAATACTGTGCTACGCCTGGCATGACTTCAATACTCCATACATTTGGATCAGACATGAAGTATCATATTCATGTCCACGCTTTGGTCACCTTTGGCGGATTATGCAAAGCATCCTGCGGAGATGTACACACCAACCAATGGAGGTTTCCGAAATTCAGTGATAAAATCGAGCGGTATCGCACGATCTGTAGCACCTATAAAAATATTTTTATTCAAGAGTTCTTATTGCTTTATCATACTCATAAAATAAATTATCACTTACCCATAGATGATATACTCCATGAAGTTCAAAAATAA
- a CDS encoding transposase, with amino-acid sequence MNTIVIEKYLARYINRVAISNNRLQYLKDNHKVIILYNDYKNQLSGCPAPKAFKELDPIPAIHQILEHVLPLIFKKPESMVFITIHLNALILFPMLYGESLIL; translated from the coding sequence ATGAATACTATTGTAATCGAAAAATATCTTGCCCGATATATTAATCGCGTGGCCATTTCCAATAATAGATTACAATACCTCAAAGACAATCATAAAGTAATCATTCTGTATAATGATTACAAAAATCAGCTGTCTGGCTGCCCTGCCCCCAAAGCGTTTAAAGAACTCGATCCTATTCCCGCTATTCATCAGATACTAGAACATGTACTCCCCCTCATTTTCAAAAAACCAGAAAGTATGGTCTTCATCACCATTCATTTAAATGCACTCATACTATTCCCGATGCTTTACGGAGAGAGTCTGATACTGTGA